In Gossypium hirsutum isolate 1008001.06 chromosome D06, Gossypium_hirsutum_v2.1, whole genome shotgun sequence, one genomic interval encodes:
- the LOC107937085 gene encoding COBW domain-containing protein 1 isoform X1, whose protein sequence is MATLSMDIATTFINFTTRCRRRSGIKTTVLPLFFKSSTINTRSLSSKPLPSSSLTVLSTSNFSKFNRCRRFSVAATATTTPQSEDSDVSTKIPPDTRIPATIITGFLGSGKTTLLNHILTADHGKRIAVIENEYGEVDIDGSLVAAKAAGAEDIVMLNNGCLCCTVRGDLVRMIAELVSKKKGKFDHIVIETTGLANPAPIIQTFYAEDQVFNDVKLDGVVTLVDAKHAGFHLDEVKPKGVVNEAVEQIAYADRIIVNKTDLVGEPEITSLVKRIRSINGMAHLKHTEFGKVDLEYVLGIGGFDLERIESSVNDGTKEDHAHHHDHDHHHHHHHEHEHKHDHHHDHTHDPGVSSVSIVCEGSLDLEKANIWLGTLLLERSDDIYRMKGLLSVQGMDERFVFQGVHDIFQGSPDRLWGADEPRINKIVFIGKNLNAEELEKGFKACLL, encoded by the exons atggCGACGCTATCAATGGACATCGCCACAACGTTCATCAACTTTACCACTCGTTGTCGCCGCCGCTCCGGAATAAAAACCACGGTTCTCCCTCTTTTCTTCAAATCCTCCACCATCAATACCCGCTCCCTTTCTTCCAAACCGTTGCCTTCTTCATCTCTCACCGTTTTATCCACCTCCAATTTCTCCAAATTTAACCGCTGCCGCCGGTTCTCAGTAGCTGCCACCGCCACTACTACTCCACAGAGCGAGGATTCCGACGTTTCTACTAAAATTCCTCCTGATACTCGCATTCCCGCCACCATAATCACCGGCTTTTTGGGATCTGGCAAG ACAACATTACTCAATCACATCTTGACTGCAGATCACGGGAAGCGTATAGCAGTGATAGAGAATGAG TATGGTGAAGTAGACATCGATGGCTCTCTTGTTGCTGCTAAAGCTGCTGGGGCTGAGGACATAGTCATGCTTAACAATGGCTGTCTCTGCTGTACTGTAAGGGGTGATCTTGTGAGGATGATTGCAGAGCTAGTCAGTAAGAAGAAAGGGAAATTTGACCACATTGTAATCGAGACTACAG GGTTGGCAAATCCTGCACCAATAATTCAGACATTTTATGCTGAGGATCAGGTTTTCAATGATGTCAAGTTAGATGGTgttgttactctagttgatgcaAAACATGCTGGCTTTCATTTGGATGAGGTCAAACCAAAGGGAGTGGTCAATGAGGCAGTAGAGCAAATTGCTTATGCTGACCGCATAATTGTAAACAAG ACTGATCTTGTTGGTGAGCCAGAAATTACGTCCCTGGTTAAGCGGATAAGG AGCATTAATGGTATGGCTCATCTCAAGCACACAGAGTTTGGAAAAGTTGACTTGGAGTATGTTCTTGGGATAGGAGGCTTTGATTTGGAGAG GATTGAGAGTTCCGTCAATGATGGTACTAAAGAAGATCATGCTCACCATCATGATCAtgatcatcaccatcatcatcatcatgaaCATGAGCATAAACATG ACCATCATCATGATCATACTCATGACCCAGGAGTTTCCTCTGTCAGCATAGTTTGTGAAGGGAGCTTAGATCTAGAGAAG GCTAACATATGGCTTGGTACATTGTTGTTGGAACGTAGCGATGACATTTACCGGATGAAAGGTCTTCTTTCTGTTCAGGGTATGGATGAGAGGTTCGTCTTTCAG GGAGTTCATGACATATTTCAAGGATCACCAGACCGGTTATGGGGAGCAGATGAACCGAGAATAAACAAGATTGTATTCATCGGCAAGAACTTGAATGCAGAGGAATTGGAGAAGGGTTTTAAAGCTTGTTTACTATGA
- the LOC107937085 gene encoding COBW domain-containing protein 1 isoform X2, translating into MATLSMDIATTFINFTTRCRRRSGIKTTVLPLFFKSSTINTRSLSSKPLPSSSLTVLSTSNFSKFNRCRRFSVAATATTTPQSEDSDVSTKIPPDTRIPATIITGFLGSGKTTLLNHILTADHGKRIAVIENEYGEVDIDGSLVAAKAAGAEDIVMLNNGCLCCTVRGDLVRMIAELVSKKKGKFDHIVIETTGLANPAPIIQTFYAEDQVFNDVKLDGVVTLVDAKHAGFHLDEVKPKGVVNEAVEQIAYADRIIVNKTDLVGEPEITSLVKRIRSINGMAHLKHTEFGKVDLEYVLGIGGFDLERIESSVNDGTKEDHAHHHDHDHHHHHHHEHEHKHDHHHDHTHDPGVSSVSIVCEGSLDLEKANIWLGTLLLERSDDIYRMKGLLSVQGMDERFVFQVRSVTFDWEFMTYFKDHQTGYGEQMNRE; encoded by the exons atggCGACGCTATCAATGGACATCGCCACAACGTTCATCAACTTTACCACTCGTTGTCGCCGCCGCTCCGGAATAAAAACCACGGTTCTCCCTCTTTTCTTCAAATCCTCCACCATCAATACCCGCTCCCTTTCTTCCAAACCGTTGCCTTCTTCATCTCTCACCGTTTTATCCACCTCCAATTTCTCCAAATTTAACCGCTGCCGCCGGTTCTCAGTAGCTGCCACCGCCACTACTACTCCACAGAGCGAGGATTCCGACGTTTCTACTAAAATTCCTCCTGATACTCGCATTCCCGCCACCATAATCACCGGCTTTTTGGGATCTGGCAAG ACAACATTACTCAATCACATCTTGACTGCAGATCACGGGAAGCGTATAGCAGTGATAGAGAATGAG TATGGTGAAGTAGACATCGATGGCTCTCTTGTTGCTGCTAAAGCTGCTGGGGCTGAGGACATAGTCATGCTTAACAATGGCTGTCTCTGCTGTACTGTAAGGGGTGATCTTGTGAGGATGATTGCAGAGCTAGTCAGTAAGAAGAAAGGGAAATTTGACCACATTGTAATCGAGACTACAG GGTTGGCAAATCCTGCACCAATAATTCAGACATTTTATGCTGAGGATCAGGTTTTCAATGATGTCAAGTTAGATGGTgttgttactctagttgatgcaAAACATGCTGGCTTTCATTTGGATGAGGTCAAACCAAAGGGAGTGGTCAATGAGGCAGTAGAGCAAATTGCTTATGCTGACCGCATAATTGTAAACAAG ACTGATCTTGTTGGTGAGCCAGAAATTACGTCCCTGGTTAAGCGGATAAGG AGCATTAATGGTATGGCTCATCTCAAGCACACAGAGTTTGGAAAAGTTGACTTGGAGTATGTTCTTGGGATAGGAGGCTTTGATTTGGAGAG GATTGAGAGTTCCGTCAATGATGGTACTAAAGAAGATCATGCTCACCATCATGATCAtgatcatcaccatcatcatcatcatgaaCATGAGCATAAACATG ACCATCATCATGATCATACTCATGACCCAGGAGTTTCCTCTGTCAGCATAGTTTGTGAAGGGAGCTTAGATCTAGAGAAG GCTAACATATGGCTTGGTACATTGTTGTTGGAACGTAGCGATGACATTTACCGGATGAAAGGTCTTCTTTCTGTTCAGGGTATGGATGAGAGGTTCGTCTTTCAGGTGAGGAGCGTGACGTTTGATTG GGAGTTCATGACATATTTCAAGGATCACCAGACCGGTTATGGGGAGCAGATGAACCGAGAATAA